In Labilithrix sp., a single genomic region encodes these proteins:
- a CDS encoding DUF350 domain-containing protein, which produces MDDVDVKPLYLVSFGAATTLLMLVAALIARRSLAAELTKGNSAQRLFAVGQVSAIFLVAANAVKSSVEGESILHDATWVGAFGLAGVVLIAVTGRLGVGLLLHSRLPAEIERGNVAAGLAGGAHYVATGIITSHAMAGNDVGTLGISVVFFVLGQITLHVFVSLFRALTTYDDAEQIAGENLAAALSYAGAAIAIAIIIARAAEGDFTGWSASLKGYAGVIACVVALYPVRQVFVQMLLLRAPLKLRGGPIDEGISVERSAGLGALEAVTYIATALSITRLA; this is translated from the coding sequence ATGGATGACGTCGACGTCAAGCCGCTCTACCTCGTGAGCTTTGGGGCGGCGACGACGCTCTTGATGCTCGTGGCGGCGCTGATCGCGCGGCGGAGCTTGGCGGCGGAGCTCACGAAGGGGAACTCGGCCCAGCGGCTCTTCGCGGTCGGGCAGGTGTCCGCGATCTTCCTCGTCGCCGCCAACGCCGTGAAGTCGTCGGTGGAGGGGGAGAGCATCCTCCACGACGCGACGTGGGTCGGCGCCTTCGGGCTCGCCGGCGTCGTCCTCATCGCGGTGACGGGGCGGCTCGGGGTGGGGCTGCTCCTCCACTCGCGGCTGCCGGCCGAGATCGAGCGCGGCAACGTCGCGGCGGGCCTCGCCGGCGGCGCCCACTACGTCGCGACCGGCATCATCACGTCGCACGCGATGGCGGGGAACGACGTCGGCACGCTCGGCATCTCGGTCGTGTTCTTCGTCCTCGGGCAGATCACGCTCCACGTGTTCGTGTCGCTCTTCCGCGCGCTCACGACCTACGACGACGCGGAGCAGATCGCGGGGGAGAACCTCGCCGCCGCGCTCTCCTACGCCGGGGCCGCGATCGCGATCGCGATCATCATCGCGCGCGCGGCGGAGGGCGACTTCACGGGATGGAGCGCGTCGCTGAAGGGCTACGCCGGCGTGATCGCGTGCGTGGTCGCGCTCTACCCCGTGCGGCAGGTGTTCGTGCAGATGCTCCTCCTCCGCGCTCCGCTCAAGCTCCGCGGCGGGCCGATCGACGAAGGCATCTCGGTCGAGCGCAGCGCCGGCCTCGGCGCGCTCGAGGCCGTGACGTACATCGCGACCGCGCTCTCCATCACCCGCCTGGCATGA